The Paenibacillus sp. RUD330 genome has a segment encoding these proteins:
- the yaaA gene encoding S4 domain-containing protein YaaA — translation MKTITIKTEYIALGQFLKLADCIDSGGQAKFFLQEYAVLINEEPDNRRGRKLYDGDKVEVEGFGAFQVQRS, via the coding sequence ATGAAAACGATCACGATCAAGACCGAATACATCGCTCTCGGCCAATTCCTCAAACTGGCCGATTGCATCGATTCCGGAGGACAGGCCAAATTCTTTCTCCAGGAATACGCCGTTCTCATCAACGAAGAGCCGGACAATCGGCGGGGACGCAAGTTGTATGACGGGGACAAAGTCGAAGTAGAGGGGTTCGGGGCTTTCCAGGTTCAGAGATCATGA
- the dnaN gene encoding DNA polymerase III subunit beta, which translates to MKLTISKNELNDAIQQVAKAASVRPAIPILGGIKIDVTHQGVTLTASDTDISIQSFIPAETDELVVAKVDKPGSVVMPAKFFVEIIRKLPAEEVQIEVGEHYQTLIRSGSTDIQMVGLDPEEFPVLPSVEEDEVLQLPGDLLKAMVRQTVFCASTSEQTPVLTGVLWNLIEGQLKFVATDRHRLASRLAQVETPDSYKLTNIVIAAKTMVELSKLVPDGSGLVDIVVASNQVLFRLGHTLFYSRMLDGTYPDTSKIIPQSFKTELVLETRKLIDAMERAYLMSREEKTNIVRLVTLDNGNIEISSSSQELGRVTEQLEVIRQNGEPLRIAFNSKYMLDTLKVIDSEQLIISFTGAMSPIIIRPADHDNSQYIILPYRTTN; encoded by the coding sequence ATGAAACTCACCATCTCCAAAAACGAACTCAACGACGCTATCCAACAAGTGGCCAAGGCTGCATCGGTACGTCCTGCCATTCCAATACTTGGTGGAATCAAGATCGACGTCACCCACCAGGGAGTCACCCTGACGGCTAGCGACACCGATATTTCCATCCAGAGCTTCATTCCAGCCGAAACGGATGAGCTTGTCGTCGCCAAGGTGGATAAGCCGGGCAGCGTCGTGATGCCGGCCAAGTTTTTTGTGGAGATCATCCGCAAGCTTCCTGCAGAAGAAGTACAGATCGAGGTGGGCGAGCATTATCAGACGCTGATTCGTTCCGGTTCAACGGATATCCAGATGGTCGGACTCGATCCCGAGGAATTCCCCGTCCTTCCTTCCGTCGAAGAAGACGAAGTGCTCCAGCTACCGGGCGATCTTCTCAAGGCGATGGTCAGGCAGACCGTATTCTGCGCTTCGACCAGCGAACAGACTCCCGTTCTGACCGGAGTGCTCTGGAACCTGATCGAAGGCCAGCTGAAGTTCGTCGCCACCGACCGCCATCGTCTAGCCAGCCGCCTGGCTCAGGTTGAGACTCCGGACAGCTACAAGCTGACCAATATCGTCATCGCCGCCAAGACGATGGTCGAGCTGTCCAAGCTCGTGCCGGACGGATCCGGACTTGTGGATATCGTCGTCGCCAGCAACCAGGTGCTTTTCCGCCTGGGGCACACCCTCTTTTACAGCCGCATGCTGGACGGAACCTATCCCGATACTTCCAAGATTATTCCGCAATCGTTCAAAACAGAACTCGTCCTCGAAACGCGCAAGCTGATCGATGCGATGGAACGCGCCTACTTGATGTCGCGGGAAGAAAAAACGAATATCGTCCGTCTTGTGACCCTCGACAACGGCAACATCGAAATATCGTCCAGCTCGCAGGAGCTCGGACGCGTAACCGAGCAGCTTGAGGTCATCCGCCAGAACGGCGAGCCGCTCCGCATCGCCTTCAACTCCAAATACATGCTGGACACGCTGAAAGTCATCGACAGCGAGCAGCTCATCATCAGCTTCACCGGCGCCATGAGCCCGATCATCATCCGCCCCGCGGATCATGACAACAGCCAGTACATCATTCTGCCTTACCGCACGACGAACTGA